The genomic DNA TATCTTCGAGCCAGATGACGATAGGTTGCTCGTGGGAGTTGGTTTTGATTCTTGAGATCAAGACGGTGTCTTGTGTCTTGTTTAATCCATCGGTAGCGGTGAGGCTTGTCCAATTGCTCCCATCCCAGGAACTGGAGAGTAGGTGTTCAAAGCCATCTTTGTACCAGGAAAATTCTCGCCAAGTGGTGAAGATTCTTCCCGATTCTGTTGCATGTATGCTTGGGAATCTCGCGAATGTCGCTAGCCCTGAAAATGAACTCAAGGGGTGGCCTGTTCGAGTCCAGGTTTGTGCGCCTGATGATCGGAAAACATGTATATCGGAGGGCGCATCGTGTTGCGAAGTTTCTTCCCATGCTAGGTGTAGGTTGTTCTGGAGGTCGATGGTGAGTGAGCAGTTCTTTGCTGCCGGGAAGTCTGTGGATGAGCTGAGTCCTCCCGAGTTGTTGGGAGTGGAACTGTCTTGAAACGGTGGTACTGCATAGTGCCAAGTGCCATTTTTGTAGTTCAGTACGTATATTTTTTGTGATGGGTCCTGTTCTTTGGTTTCTTCTTGGAATGCGACGATTGGTTGTCCGTCTCGGTTCAGTACGAGTGATGGGTTTGTTCCGCTGGTTCTTCCGGGCACTGCGTTGACCGACCCATTTGAAGGACCTACGCTGGAGAAATTTTCTCCGTTGAAGGATTTCCAGACGTATATTGTGGAGTGCCCCTCGATAGTTTGTTCCTCCCATGCAACGTAGATGTTTCTGTCGTTTGTTGCTATCGAAGGATTGCGTGCTGGTGTTGGGAGGGGACTTGGGCGAATGTCGTTTTCAGCGGATAGGGGGCCGGTTCCCACCGTTTGCCAGTTGGCACCCGTCCAGCGCTTTACGTAGATATTCTCGTTGAATCCGTCTGATTCGTGCCATGCCACGACAGGGTTCCCATCATTCGCAAGGGCTATTGACGGGTGATATGCTGAGCCCGTAGCGGTCCCGTTAAGGGCTGGACCTATCGGGGCGAATGCTTTTCCATCCCATTTGTAGACGAAGATGGAGGCTCTCCCTCCATATGTCATTGCTTCGGTCCAAGCCACGATGGGGTTGTCCTGAGCGTCGATGACCATGCTAGGATCCTTCAACCAGGAATTGTCCCCACCAGTGGCCTGGATGGCTCCTCCGAAGGAATACCAGTCTGGAACTTCGAAAGCCCATGATGTGCTTGGGACAACGAGTGCGTTACCGGCTATGTCGGTAATACCTCGGCTCAGCCCAATCGAGAACTTCGCGGGCAGTGCGGGCCTTTCCTTGGGCTTGATCGTGAGGGTCTTTCCGTCACTCGACAAGGTGAGCGTTTTGTCCGTCAATACTCCCGCCACGGCGAAGCTCACCGTGGTGTCACTCACCGTGGTCTCCTTCACGGGCTTCGTGAAGACCACCTGGATGGGCTGGCTGTAATCCACATTGGTCGCGTCGTTGGCGGGCGAGCGCGATGCCACCTGGAGGTTGGTTCGATCCACGACCACCGTCACCGGCGCACTCGTGAAAACCTTGCCCGATCGGATCGCCCTCGCCGTGAGGGCATAATCACGTTCCTCCTCGCGCGTCGTGTCCCATGTGTACCGGAAGGGCGAGGAGAGCGTCGCCAGCAGCTCCCCCTCCTTGTGCAGTTGCACCGTGTCCGCGACTCCCCCACGCACCTCCACCGTGAGCGTGATCGACGTGCTCGTGTAGGCCTTCTCCACTGGGTCCGTGATGCTGATGGTCAAGTCACCCAGCGGCGTCCCCGAGTCCGGTGAGTCGCTTTCCTCCGGCG from Melittangium boletus DSM 14713 includes the following:
- a CDS encoding Ig-like domain-containing protein, with the protein product MKRIIPLLFTGWVFACINVPEIEPRPVPTPPEESDSPDSGTPLGDLTISITDPVEKAYTSTSITLTVEVRGGVADTVQLHKEGELLATLSSPFRYTWDTTREEERDYALTARAIRSGKVFTSAPVTVVVDRTNLQVASRSPANDATNVDYSQPIQVVFTKPVKETTVSDTTVSFAVAGVLTDKTLTLSSDGKTLTIKPKERPALPAKFSIGLSRGITDIAGNALVVPSTSWAFEVPDWYSFGGAIQATGGDNSWLKDPSMVIDAQDNPIVAWTEAMTYGGRASIFVYKWDGKAFAPIGPALNGTATGSAYHPSIALANDGNPVVAWHESDGFNENIYVKRWTGANWQTVGTGPLSAENDIRPSPLPTPARNPSIATNDRNIYVAWEEQTIEGHSTIYVWKSFNGENFSSVGPSNGSVNAVPGRTSGTNPSLVLNRDGQPIVAFQEETKEQDPSQKIYVLNYKNGTWHYAVPPFQDSSTPNNSGGLSSSTDFPAAKNCSLTIDLQNNLHLAWEETSQHDAPSDIHVFRSSGAQTWTRTGHPLSSFSGLATFARFPSIHATESGRIFTTWREFSWYKDGFEHLLSSSWDGSNWTSLTATDGLNKTQDTVLISRIKTNSHEQPIVIWLEDNSSRDPYSGRRLYVRKHNE